A region of Myxococcus stipitatus DSM 14675 DNA encodes the following proteins:
- the argG gene encoding argininosuccinate synthase: MSKKNVVLAFSGGLDTAFCTVYLREQGYTVTTVTVDTGGFPPEQLASIAALSAKLGAVEHIKVDARATLFQGYLRHLIAGNVLRGQLYPLSVSAERACQAVEVVRVAREKGVQSLAHGSTGAGNDQVRFDVAFRSLAGDLELLTPIRTLGLSRQQELSYLAERGIHMPPKLGSYSVNEGMWGTSVGGSETLNSWSALPEAAFPAGEIPTDLKPRPLTVGFEQGIPTSLDGKALSPVDLVEALNVLGRQYGIGRGVHLGDTILGIKGRVGFEAPAAHLLITSHRELEKLVLSGKQLFWKETVGNLYGSLLHEGHFFDPLVKDLEAFLTSSQERVTGEVRLMLHPRSMVVEGVRSPHSLMDAKVATYGEANVLWTGSEAAGFAKLYGVAQMLSHRAKGG; the protein is encoded by the coding sequence ACCGTCACCGTGGACACCGGTGGCTTCCCGCCCGAGCAGCTGGCGAGCATCGCCGCCCTGTCCGCGAAGCTGGGCGCGGTGGAGCACATCAAGGTGGACGCGCGCGCCACGCTGTTCCAGGGCTACCTGCGCCACCTCATCGCCGGCAACGTGCTGCGCGGCCAGCTCTACCCCCTGAGCGTGTCCGCCGAGCGCGCGTGCCAGGCGGTGGAGGTCGTGCGCGTGGCGCGCGAGAAGGGCGTGCAGTCGTTGGCCCACGGCAGCACCGGCGCCGGCAATGACCAGGTGCGCTTCGACGTGGCCTTCCGCTCGCTGGCGGGAGACCTGGAGCTGCTCACCCCCATCCGCACGCTGGGCCTGAGCCGTCAGCAGGAGCTGTCGTACCTGGCCGAGCGCGGCATCCACATGCCGCCGAAGCTGGGCTCCTACTCCGTCAACGAGGGCATGTGGGGCACGTCCGTGGGCGGCAGCGAGACGCTCAACTCGTGGAGCGCGCTGCCCGAGGCGGCCTTCCCCGCGGGTGAGATTCCCACGGACCTGAAGCCTCGGCCCCTCACGGTGGGCTTCGAGCAGGGCATCCCCACGTCGCTCGACGGCAAGGCCCTGAGCCCCGTGGACCTCGTCGAGGCGCTCAACGTCCTGGGCCGCCAGTACGGCATCGGCCGGGGCGTGCACCTGGGCGACACCATCCTCGGCATCAAGGGCCGCGTCGGCTTCGAGGCCCCCGCCGCGCACCTGCTCATCACCTCGCACCGCGAGCTGGAGAAGCTGGTGCTGTCGGGCAAGCAGCTCTTCTGGAAGGAGACCGTGGGCAACCTCTACGGCTCGCTGCTGCACGAGGGCCACTTCTTCGACCCGCTGGTGAAGGACCTGGAGGCGTTCCTCACGTCCTCGCAGGAGCGCGTGACGGGCGAGGTGCGGCTGATGCTCCACCCGCGCTCGATGGTGGTGGAGGGCGTGCGCTCACCGCACTCGCTGATGGACGCGAAGGTGGCGACGTACGGCGAGGCCAACGTGTTGTGGACAGGCTCGGAAGCGGCGGGCTTCGCCAAGCTGTACGGCGTGGCGCAGATGCTCTCGCACCGGGCGAAGGGAGGCTGA